One genomic window of Parasteatoda tepidariorum isolate YZ-2023 chromosome 9, CAS_Ptep_4.0, whole genome shotgun sequence includes the following:
- the LOC107450525 gene encoding large ribosomal subunit protein uL11m: MSKTARRVKGFRKIIQKVIHPPHLRTYIPAGKAMPGPPLGPHLGQRNINVALFCKEFNEKTKDIKEGIPIPTTITVKPDRTFDISFESPPISYFVKQAAGIEKGSMQPGPKDLSGKITFKHVYEIAKIKSQDPQFECVPLREVCQKVIDEARTCGVETVRSLTVEEYTKFIEDRKLVLEEQATELDEKRKAKILRQAKAV, translated from the exons atgtctaaaacaGCTCGTCGCGTGAAaggatttagaaaaataattcaaaaagtaattcatcCTCCTCATTTAAGAACATATATACCTGCAGGTAAAGCTATGCCTGGACCACCTTTGGGCCCTCATCTTGGGCAg CGTAATATAAATGTTGCTCTATTTTGTAaagaattcaatgaaaaaactaAAGATATTAAAGAGGGCATCCCTATTCCAACTACAATTACAGTCAAg CCTGACCGCACATTTGATATATCTTTTGAAAGTCCTCCTATCAGTTACTTTGTAAAACAAGCAGCTGGCATTGAAAAAGGCTCTATGCAACCAG GTCCCAAAGATTTGTCTggtaaaataacattcaaacATGTTtatgaaattgcaaaaattaaaagtcaagATCCTCAGTTTGAGTGTGTTCCTCTTAGAGAAGTTTGTCAGAAAGTGATTGATGAAGCAAGAACATGTGGTGTTGAAACAGTGCGTTCCTTGACAGTTGAAGAATATACCAAATTTATAGAAGATAGGAAATTAGTTTTGGAAGAACAAGCAACAGAATTAGATGAGAAACGTAAAGCTAAAATCCTTAGACAAGCTAAAGCCGTATGA